Proteins encoded together in one Candidatus Cloacimonadota bacterium window:
- a CDS encoding saccharopine dehydrogenase C-terminal domain-containing protein, which translates to MKRILVLGAGLVSKPHVEYLLKQPEFQVTLADMEVKKAEQIINNHPNGKAISLNVNDDDTLNKLVAEHDLSVSLLPFIFHPKIARLCIKHKKNMVTASYISDEMRELDQEVKDAGIIILNEIGVDPGIDHMSALRVINHVKDKGGTIASFKSYCGGLPAPEANTNPWGYKFSWSPRGVIMAGKNSARYLEDGKVIDIPGNKLFAYHWKTDVPDFGKLEAYPNRDSVPYKDIYEIQDTKTMFRGTLRYPGWCITMKKIVDMGLLDDEKEYELNGKTYGEFISEFIQADEKSDLKKKLAELWKLPVDSDTVNRMEWIGLLGDEKIGLEKGSALDVFCKILLEKLKYEPAERDMLVMHHEFTAEYEDKKQNITSTMIDFGIPNGDSSMSRTVGLPAAIAVRMILNGVIKETGVHIPSKPEIYEPILNELEEMNITFKERFGKIE; encoded by the coding sequence GTGAAAAGAATATTAGTTCTTGGTGCAGGCTTGGTTTCCAAACCTCACGTGGAATACCTACTGAAACAACCTGAATTTCAGGTTACACTTGCCGATATGGAAGTAAAAAAAGCAGAACAGATAATCAACAATCACCCTAATGGTAAAGCGATCTCTCTAAATGTAAACGACGATGATACTCTAAATAAATTGGTAGCTGAGCATGATCTTTCCGTAAGTTTGCTCCCTTTTATTTTCCATCCCAAAATTGCGAGATTGTGCATTAAACACAAAAAAAATATGGTTACTGCTTCGTACATCAGTGATGAGATGCGAGAGCTTGATCAGGAAGTAAAGGATGCCGGAATTATTATCCTAAATGAAATTGGGGTTGACCCGGGCATTGACCACATGTCTGCTTTGCGCGTTATTAATCACGTGAAGGATAAGGGCGGCACAATCGCCAGTTTCAAATCTTATTGCGGTGGTTTGCCAGCTCCGGAAGCAAATACAAATCCGTGGGGTTACAAATTTTCATGGAGTCCGCGTGGTGTAATAATGGCTGGAAAAAATTCTGCTCGATATTTGGAAGATGGAAAAGTCATTGATATTCCAGGCAATAAACTTTTTGCTTACCACTGGAAAACGGATGTTCCTGATTTTGGCAAATTGGAAGCATATCCAAACCGAGACTCTGTTCCATACAAAGATATTTACGAAATTCAGGATACAAAAACAATGTTTCGAGGAACTCTACGCTACCCCGGTTGGTGCATCACAATGAAAAAAATCGTTGATATGGGATTGCTGGATGATGAAAAAGAATATGAGCTTAATGGAAAAACTTACGGTGAATTTATCAGTGAATTTATCCAAGCTGATGAAAAAAGCGATTTGAAAAAGAAATTGGCTGAACTTTGGAAACTTCCGGTAGATTCAGACACAGTGAATAGAATGGAATGGATCGGCTTACTCGGTGATGAAAAGATCGGTTTGGAAAAAGGAAGTGCTCTGGATGTGTTCTGTAAAATCCTTCTTGAAAAATTAAAATATGAACCGGCTGAGCGTGATATGCTGGTTATGCATCACGAATTTACCGCAGAATACGAAGATAAAAAGCAGAATATTACTTCCACAATGATTGATTTTGGAATTCCGAATGGGGATTCATCAATGTCCCGAACAGTTGGACTTCCGGCTGCCATCGCTGTAAGGATGATCCTGAACGGTGTGATCAAAGAAACCGGTGTTCATATCCCCTCCAAACCGGAAATCTATGAACCGATTCTAAACGAGCTGGAAGAAATGAATATTACATTCAAAGAGCGATTTGGAAAAATTGAGTAA